The proteins below are encoded in one region of Flavobacterium nackdongense:
- a CDS encoding IMPACT family protein has translation MQDTYKTIAFPSDEILFKEKNSKFFGYSFPIESEAEVKPILDVLKKQHPNAVHYCYAYQLGTHSIMYRANDDGEPSNTAGMPIYGQIQSFGITNVLVVIVRIFGGIKLGVGGLISAYRTAAQMTLESAEIIEKTINIHFIIAFDYKNINKVMRVVKEKKLEIVAQTMEMSCEIEIVTRKKNAEMIFDIFDSMFEVKIKQLKQN, from the coding sequence ATGCAAGACACCTATAAAACCATCGCCTTTCCTTCGGATGAAATTCTTTTCAAAGAAAAAAACAGCAAATTTTTCGGTTACAGTTTTCCAATTGAATCTGAAGCCGAAGTTAAGCCCATTTTGGATGTTTTAAAAAAGCAACACCCCAATGCTGTTCATTATTGCTATGCCTATCAACTAGGAACCCATTCTATTATGTATAGAGCAAATGACGATGGTGAACCAAGTAATACCGCCGGGATGCCCATCTATGGCCAAATTCAATCTTTTGGCATAACCAATGTTTTGGTGGTGATTGTCCGAATTTTTGGAGGTATCAAACTGGGAGTTGGCGGCTTGATTTCGGCTTATCGAACTGCCGCTCAAATGACATTAGAATCGGCTGAAATAATCGAAAAAACCATCAATATTCATTTTATTATTGCATTCGATTATAAAAACATAAATAAAGTAATGCGGGTAGTAAAAGAAAAAAAACTGGAAATAGTGGCTCAAACTATGGAAATGAGTTGCGAAATCGAAATTGTGACCCGAAAAAAAAATGCCGAAATGATTTTCGACATTTTTGATTCTATGTTTGAAGTCAAAATTAAACAACTGAAACAAAATTAA
- a CDS encoding DUF2279 domain-containing protein: MILKHRQYISLFLLVFQSVLAQKSFDNFFKPADSLHQKRQNSVFISEAVVGSAALIGLNQLWYADYPKADFHFINDNSQWLQMDKLGHLYSSYHLGRYGAEALNWSGASKKNQLLYGAGLGFVFLTAVEVMDGYSAEWGASAGDIFANAVGTALFVSQEIIWKEQRIIPKFSYHKTQYSDYRPDVLGSTFSEQILKDYNGQTYWLSVNLYSFTKTSKIPKWLNLAFGYGAEGMISGNGGDFALVLDQKIEKNRQFYLSLDVDLTKIETKSHFLKTFFSVFNTIKIPAPTIEYSPQSGFKCYAFYF, translated from the coding sequence ATAATTTTGAAGCATAGACAATACATTAGTTTGTTTTTGTTGGTGTTCCAAAGCGTTTTGGCGCAAAAATCATTCGATAATTTTTTCAAACCGGCCGATTCTTTACATCAGAAAAGACAAAATTCGGTCTTCATTTCAGAAGCAGTTGTAGGTTCTGCGGCTTTGATTGGGTTAAATCAACTTTGGTATGCCGATTATCCTAAAGCCGATTTTCATTTTATCAATGACAATTCCCAGTGGTTGCAAATGGACAAATTAGGGCATCTCTATTCGTCTTACCACCTAGGTCGTTATGGTGCCGAGGCTTTAAATTGGAGTGGTGCTAGCAAGAAGAATCAATTGCTTTATGGAGCCGGTTTGGGATTTGTGTTCTTAACCGCTGTTGAAGTGATGGATGGCTATTCAGCCGAATGGGGAGCATCTGCGGGCGATATCTTTGCCAATGCGGTTGGAACGGCCTTGTTCGTTTCTCAAGAGATAATTTGGAAAGAGCAGCGTATTATTCCCAAATTTTCATACCATAAAACGCAATATTCAGATTATAGACCTGATGTTTTGGGAAGTACTTTTTCGGAGCAAATTCTCAAAGATTATAACGGACAAACCTATTGGTTGTCGGTCAATTTATATTCCTTTACTAAAACTTCAAAAATACCCAAGTGGTTGAACCTTGCTTTTGGTTACGGAGCAGAAGGGATGATTAGCGGAAATGGGGGAGATTTTGCCTTAGTACTAGACCAAAAAATAGAAAAAAACCGACAATTTTACCTCAGTTTGGACGTCGATTTGACAAAAATCGAGACGAAATCACATTTTTTGAAGACTTTTTTTTCCGTTTTTAACACGATAAAAATTCCAGCGCCAACGATTGAGTACTCGCCTCAGAGCGGTTTCAAGTGCTATGCTTTTTATTTTTAG
- a CDS encoding S1C family serine protease → MKRFSNLFLVSLLSGAVTLASYKLLFDDNGYFSKNSIVTQAEPSFGRNVGLSAEAVDFTAAADKTIHTVVHVKNVSRTTVSNPILEYFYGFQGGQQQEQVGTGSGVIISEDGYIVTNNHVIKDATEIEITLNNKKSYKAKLIGTDSKMDIALLKINAEDKLPYTTFANSDSVKIGEWVLAVGNPYNLTSTVTAGIISAKARNLDTSGIQSFIQTDAAVNPGNSGGALVNTRGELIGINTMISSPTGSYTGYSFAIPSNNARKIIDDLIEFGNVQRGVLGVEGGELNAKASKELGVSETQGFYISNVRKKSGAEKSGLQKGDIIVKLDNQNIATYADLSGYINTKRPNDKVEVMYIREGKNKVASVVLSKNEIFSSEFKGLELENIDANDKKRFRLADGVKIKSVTNENLKQYEADLIGNIILSIDNIKIKDIESASRVFNTKAENESVQMEMINKRGEIIRIII, encoded by the coding sequence ATGAAACGATTTTCCAATCTTTTTTTAGTGTCATTGTTAAGCGGAGCTGTAACATTAGCCTCCTATAAATTACTTTTTGATGACAATGGCTATTTTTCGAAAAATTCAATTGTAACTCAAGCCGAACCATCGTTTGGACGGAATGTGGGTTTATCTGCTGAAGCTGTCGATTTTACTGCAGCCGCCGACAAGACTATACACACCGTCGTTCACGTAAAAAATGTTTCGCGTACCACCGTTTCCAATCCAATATTGGAATATTTCTACGGTTTTCAAGGCGGACAGCAACAAGAACAAGTGGGGACAGGCTCCGGGGTAATCATTTCGGAAGACGGGTATATCGTGACTAACAATCACGTGATCAAAGATGCCACCGAAATCGAAATCACCCTGAACAATAAGAAATCGTATAAAGCCAAACTCATCGGCACCGATTCGAAAATGGACATTGCCTTATTAAAAATCAATGCCGAGGATAAATTACCTTATACCACTTTTGCCAATTCGGATTCGGTAAAAATTGGCGAATGGGTTTTGGCCGTTGGAAACCCTTATAATTTAACTTCGACCGTTACGGCAGGAATTATTTCGGCCAAAGCCAGAAATTTAGACACCAGTGGCATTCAATCTTTCATCCAAACTGATGCAGCTGTAAACCCAGGAAACAGTGGTGGTGCCTTGGTAAATACTAGAGGTGAATTAATTGGAATCAACACTATGATATCTTCTCCAACAGGAAGTTATACTGGATATTCTTTCGCCATTCCTTCGAATAATGCTCGAAAAATAATCGATGATTTGATAGAATTTGGCAATGTGCAAAGAGGCGTTCTGGGGGTTGAAGGAGGCGAATTGAACGCGAAAGCATCCAAAGAATTGGGCGTAAGTGAAACGCAAGGATTCTATATCAGTAATGTCAGAAAAAAATCGGGAGCCGAAAAATCCGGTTTGCAAAAAGGTGACATCATCGTCAAGCTTGACAATCAAAACATTGCAACTTATGCCGATCTTTCGGGTTATATCAACACCAAAAGACCCAACGATAAGGTGGAAGTTATGTATATCAGAGAAGGAAAAAACAAAGTAGCCTCGGTAGTTTTGAGTAAAAACGAAATTTTCAGTTCTGAATTTAAAGGTTTAGAATTAGAAAATATCGATGCCAACGACAAAAAAAGGTTTCGTCTTGCCGATGGAGTGAAAATAAAATCGGTTACCAATGAAAACTTAAAACAATACGAGGCAGACCTCATTGGAAATATCATCTTGAGCATTGATAATATCAAAATCAAGGACATCGAATCGGCTTCGAGAGTTTTCAATACTAAAGCTGAAAACGAAAGCGTTCAAATGGAAATGATCAATAAAAGAGGAGAAATCATCCGAATTATCATTTAG
- a CDS encoding low molecular weight protein-tyrosine-phosphatase — protein MSIKILMVCLGNICRSPLAEGILASKLPKKKFLVDSAGTGAWHIGRHPDPRSIAIAKKHKLDISQQRGRQFTKDDFDAFDYIYVMDIANYQDVVRLADNLEQTKKVQLILNELFPDENVDVPDPYYGVAHGFESVYKMLDETCEVIAKKLIEKHC, from the coding sequence ATGTCCATCAAAATTTTAATGGTTTGTTTGGGGAATATTTGTAGATCTCCTTTAGCTGAAGGAATTTTAGCTTCAAAACTTCCCAAAAAAAAATTCCTAGTGGATTCTGCAGGAACAGGTGCTTGGCATATTGGCCGGCACCCTGACCCACGCTCTATAGCCATTGCCAAAAAGCACAAGCTCGATATTTCGCAACAGCGAGGCAGACAATTTACTAAAGATGATTTTGATGCTTTTGACTACATCTATGTTATGGATATTGCTAATTATCAGGATGTTGTACGTCTTGCCGACAATTTGGAACAAACAAAAAAGGTACAGCTCATTTTAAATGAATTGTTTCCCGATGAAAATGTAGATGTACCAGACCCTTATTATGGAGTAGCCCACGGTTTTGAATCAGTCTATAAAATGCTGGATGAAACTTGTGAGGTTATTGCAAAAAAACTCATCGAAAAACATTGCTAA
- a CDS encoding peptidoglycan-binding protein LysM yields the protein MINKWTFYASLTLIIAFLSAGFKPANSDASDWFLINENDEAHYLFPSEKPDEYTSLNIPYTGKFFVGYKEAIAHKESQGKYKKVNSLGYLGKYQFGEATLKTVGIHDSSRFLNSPKMQEKAFVTLLAQNKAILKDVIDKYEGQVVAGILITESGILAAAHLGGPGSVKKFFKYDGKRYFKDAYGTSIRSYMREFGGYETSGIEADSNAKVQ from the coding sequence ATGATAAACAAGTGGACTTTTTATGCCAGTTTGACTCTTATTATTGCCTTTTTAAGCGCGGGTTTTAAACCTGCAAATTCAGATGCTAGCGATTGGTTTCTTATCAATGAAAACGACGAAGCACACTACTTATTTCCTTCAGAAAAACCAGATGAATACACCAGCTTAAACATTCCTTATACAGGAAAATTTTTTGTGGGATATAAGGAAGCAATTGCTCATAAGGAATCTCAGGGGAAATACAAAAAAGTAAATTCTTTAGGGTATTTGGGGAAATACCAGTTCGGTGAAGCAACCTTGAAAACGGTCGGAATTCACGATAGTAGCCGGTTTTTAAATAGTCCCAAAATGCAAGAAAAAGCTTTTGTGACTCTTCTTGCTCAAAATAAAGCGATTTTAAAGGATGTTATTGATAAATATGAAGGTCAAGTCGTTGCCGGAATATTGATAACAGAATCGGGAATTTTGGCCGCAGCACATCTCGGTGGGCCAGGTTCGGTTAAAAAATTCTTTAAGTATGACGGCAAACGCTATTTCAAGGATGCCTATGGTACCTCGATACGAAGTTATATGAGAGAATTTGGCGGATATGAAACTTCAGGAATTGAAGCTGATAGTAACGCTAAAGTGCAATAA
- a CDS encoding Uma2 family endonuclease, producing the protein MPTIVKNFSDLDLTKTYTYSDYLLWQFSERVELIKGFILKMSPAPSRNHQTISQNLNWKIYSFFQNHSCSVYVAPFDVRLPIKSAKKNTTVVQPDLCIICDENKLDDTGCNGAPDLIVEILSPKNSKHDVDTKFNLYQESGVKEYWIVEPEEHIVLVYTLKDGEYIGSKPFSEGEIIKSILFPEMKIEVEDVFKKVK; encoded by the coding sequence ATGCCAACCATAGTAAAAAACTTTTCGGATTTAGATTTAACAAAAACCTATACGTATTCGGATTATTTGCTATGGCAATTTTCCGAGCGTGTAGAATTGATAAAAGGTTTTATCCTAAAAATGAGTCCTGCGCCGAGCAGAAATCATCAAACCATATCACAAAATTTGAATTGGAAAATTTATAGTTTTTTTCAGAACCATAGTTGCAGCGTATATGTTGCTCCTTTTGATGTTCGATTGCCTATAAAATCTGCAAAAAAAAACACTACCGTAGTACAACCAGATTTGTGCATTATTTGTGATGAAAATAAATTGGATGACACAGGCTGTAATGGCGCTCCGGACCTAATAGTAGAGATTTTGTCGCCAAAAAACAGCAAACACGATGTCGATACCAAGTTTAATTTATATCAAGAAAGTGGCGTAAAAGAATATTGGATTGTTGAACCCGAAGAACATATTGTTTTGGTTTATACACTTAAAGATGGAGAATATATTGGATCAAAACCATTTTCAGAAGGTGAAATAATAAAAAGTATTCTTTTTCCAGAAATGAAAATTGAAGTTGAAGATGTTTTCAAGAAAGTAAAATAA
- the dapF gene encoding diaminopimelate epimerase, whose protein sequence is MQIEFYKYQGTGNDFVMIDNRSGFFPKENNELVARLCDRRFGIGADGLILLENNPMSSIIAMPSDFRMVYYNSDGNLSSMCGNGGRCIVAFAKKLNIIQNSCMFMAADGWHHASVDENGVVSLKMIDVTDIKKESDYTFMNTGSPHHVQLVEDLEHYNVKENGAALRYGSLYGKVGSNINFVKKINEDTFSLRTYERGVEDETLACGTGATAVAIAMNATGQTDATSINLNVEGGKLAVSFDKKGDIFTNVFLIGPAEFVFKGVVEV, encoded by the coding sequence ATGCAAATAGAATTTTACAAATACCAAGGAACCGGAAATGATTTCGTGATGATTGACAATCGTTCTGGTTTTTTCCCAAAGGAAAATAATGAACTCGTGGCGCGTCTGTGTGATCGACGTTTTGGAATTGGTGCTGACGGCTTGATTTTATTAGAAAACAACCCGATGTCCTCCATAATCGCTATGCCGTCCGATTTCCGGATGGTCTATTACAATTCGGATGGAAATCTAAGCTCAATGTGCGGCAATGGTGGCCGTTGTATTGTTGCCTTTGCCAAAAAACTGAATATTATCCAGAACAGCTGTATGTTTATGGCTGCAGATGGTTGGCATCACGCTTCTGTTGACGAGAATGGCGTTGTCTCTCTTAAAATGATTGATGTGACGGATATAAAAAAAGAGAGCGATTATACTTTTATGAATACCGGCTCGCCGCATCACGTGCAATTGGTTGAAGATTTGGAACATTATAATGTAAAAGAAAACGGAGCTGCGCTTCGTTACGGTTCATTATACGGAAAAGTAGGAAGCAATATCAATTTCGTAAAAAAAATTAATGAGGATACGTTCTCGCTTCGCACTTACGAAAGAGGGGTTGAGGATGAAACTTTGGCTTGTGGAACTGGCGCAACCGCAGTTGCCATTGCAATGAATGCTACAGGACAAACCGATGCAACTTCGATTAATTTGAACGTGGAAGGCGGAAAATTAGCCGTTTCTTTTGATAAAAAGGGGGATATTTTTACCAATGTTTTCTTGATTGGTCCGGCGGAATTTGTTTTTAAAGGGGTGGTTGAGGTTTAA
- the mltG gene encoding endolytic transglycosylase MltG, giving the protein MDKKKIITIVSVVLMSVLLIYGGILANQVFSKNTKFSQKEFYVQVPTGSSYEDVKKILEPLVENMNRFEMVANKRSYPENVKPGRFLLTNGMNSYQLVKALRSNVPVKLAFNNQERLEDFAGRISSQIEPDSLLLINTFQDSTFLKENNFTSENVFVMFIPNTYEVYWNISAEKFRDKMIKEYHNFWNKERTEKAAKQSLTPVEATILASIVHKESVKKDERPRIAGVYLNRMKLEMPLQADPTVIFAKKLKDNDFKQTIKRVFYNDLFLNSPYNTYKVIGLPPGPIAMPDITALEAVLAPEKHDFIYFCASVDRFGYHEFAATLPEHNVNAKKYSDWINGQGVAR; this is encoded by the coding sequence TTGGATAAAAAGAAAATCATAACCATCGTATCTGTTGTTTTAATGTCAGTTTTGCTAATTTATGGAGGAATTTTGGCGAATCAAGTTTTTTCAAAAAACACTAAGTTTTCCCAAAAGGAGTTCTACGTTCAAGTGCCAACGGGCTCAAGCTATGAAGATGTCAAGAAAATACTGGAGCCCTTGGTCGAAAATATGAATCGTTTTGAAATGGTAGCCAATAAACGAAGCTATCCCGAAAACGTAAAACCAGGTCGGTTTTTATTGACTAATGGGATGAATAGTTATCAGTTGGTTAAAGCCTTAAGGAGTAATGTTCCTGTAAAATTGGCTTTTAATAATCAGGAACGATTAGAAGATTTTGCTGGAAGAATAAGTTCACAAATCGAACCCGATAGCTTATTGTTAATAAATACATTTCAAGATTCCACTTTTTTAAAAGAAAATAATTTTACTAGCGAAAATGTTTTTGTAATGTTTATTCCCAACACTTATGAAGTGTATTGGAATATTTCAGCTGAGAAATTTCGGGACAAAATGATCAAGGAATATCATAATTTCTGGAATAAAGAGCGAACCGAAAAGGCAGCAAAACAAAGTTTGACACCTGTAGAAGCCACTATTTTAGCTTCGATTGTACATAAAGAATCGGTCAAAAAGGACGAAAGACCGAGAATTGCTGGAGTATATTTGAATAGAATGAAATTGGAAATGCCGCTTCAAGCGGACCCTACTGTTATTTTTGCAAAAAAATTGAAGGACAATGATTTCAAGCAAACAATCAAAAGAGTCTTTTACAATGATTTGTTTTTGAATTCGCCTTACAATACCTATAAAGTGATTGGGCTTCCGCCTGGACCTATTGCTATGCCTGATATTACCGCACTTGAAGCAGTTTTGGCACCAGAAAAACACGATTTTATCTATTTCTGTGCCAGTGTGGATCGTTTTGGATATCACGAATTTGCTGCAACTTTGCCAGAGCATAATGTGAATGCCAAGAAATATTCGGATTGGATTAACGGCCAAGGAGTGGCAAGATAA
- a CDS encoding SAM-dependent methyltransferase: MKSNPLLGKLYLIPTTLGEGDPNDVLPQTIKRTIDFIEDYIVENEKTARKFIKSIQPEKIQASLRLSALNKHTEVSEHAKMLQPCLAGKNVGLMSEAGCPGVADPGAVIAKLAHEKGIQVVPLVGPSSILLAIMASGMNGQSFAFNGYIPIDKAEKKSALKNLEKLSQDKNQSQIFIETPYRNNKMLEDIIQAVNPATFICVATDITLPTEFIKTMRAADWKKIKVDLHNRPTIFIIHKM, from the coding sequence ATGAAATCAAACCCCCTTCTTGGAAAACTTTATTTAATCCCAACCACTTTAGGCGAGGGTGACCCCAATGATGTTTTGCCTCAAACCATCAAAAGAACTATCGATTTCATTGAGGATTATATTGTCGAAAACGAAAAAACGGCTCGAAAATTTATAAAAAGCATTCAACCCGAAAAGATTCAAGCTTCCTTACGATTAAGTGCTTTGAATAAACACACCGAAGTTTCTGAACACGCAAAAATGCTACAACCATGTTTAGCCGGAAAAAATGTGGGCTTAATGAGTGAAGCCGGATGTCCAGGCGTAGCCGATCCTGGCGCTGTCATTGCGAAATTGGCGCATGAGAAAGGAATCCAAGTAGTGCCATTGGTTGGACCCTCTTCCATTTTATTGGCAATTATGGCCTCTGGTATGAATGGTCAAAGTTTTGCGTTCAACGGCTACATTCCAATCGACAAAGCCGAGAAAAAAAGCGCTCTGAAAAATTTAGAAAAGTTATCACAAGACAAAAATCAATCTCAGATATTTATAGAGACTCCGTATCGTAATAATAAAATGCTCGAGGATATCATTCAGGCTGTGAATCCAGCGACCTTTATTTGTGTTGCTACAGACATTACTCTACCTACCGAATTCATCAAAACAATGAGAGCTGCAGATTGGAAAAAAATAAAAGTAGATTTACACAATCGGCCGACCATTTTTATCATTCATAAAATGTAA
- a CDS encoding HAD family hydrolase — MINTIIFDFGDIFINLDKEAPILELKKLGLTQWNEDLNQLNLQFEKGQISEENFLAGFQKQLPNASIEEILYAWNSILLDFPLRRLEFLQKLAKKYRLFLLSNTDSIHIDTFERENGLSFTKDFYLCFEKVYFSFEMGMRKPDAEIFEYLIQNHELSPKRTLFVDDKKENTDAALALGIQVWNLQVGQEDVVDLFQKKEFEL; from the coding sequence ATGATTAATACAATTATTTTTGATTTTGGAGATATTTTTATCAATTTAGATAAAGAAGCGCCTATTCTTGAACTGAAAAAATTGGGATTAACCCAATGGAATGAGGACTTGAATCAATTGAATCTACAATTCGAAAAAGGGCAAATTTCCGAAGAAAATTTCTTGGCCGGCTTCCAAAAACAGCTGCCAAACGCATCGATAGAAGAGATTCTTTACGCTTGGAACTCTATTCTGTTGGATTTTCCTTTGCGCCGTTTAGAATTCCTTCAAAAACTCGCCAAAAAATACCGATTGTTTTTATTGAGCAATACCGATTCGATTCATATCGACACTTTCGAGCGCGAAAACGGCCTATCCTTTACTAAAGATTTTTACTTATGTTTTGAAAAAGTGTATTTTTCGTTTGAAATGGGTATGCGGAAACCCGATGCAGAAATCTTTGAATATTTAATACAAAACCACGAATTATCGCCAAAACGCACCCTTTTTGTTGATGACAAAAAAGAGAATACCGATGCAGCACTTGCACTTGGAATTCAAGTTTGGAATCTTCAAGTGGGTCAGGAAGATGTGGTCGATTTATTCCAGAAAAAAGAATTTGAATTGTAA
- a CDS encoding GNAT family N-acetyltransferase, translated as MITLKGENIYLRALEPNDLEFVYAMENDQSIWEVSNTQTPYSRFLVKQYLENAHQDIYEAKQLRLAICQDEDFPALGLIDLFDFDPKNNRAGIGIVIQGAEHRKQNIGSEALELLIRYAFYHLNLHQLYANIGTENAASLALFAKFGFEKIGTKKDWNLVKGQYQDEAIFQLINKI; from the coding sequence ATGATCACACTAAAAGGCGAAAACATCTACCTCCGAGCACTCGAACCCAATGATTTGGAGTTTGTATATGCTATGGAAAACGACCAAAGCATTTGGGAAGTCAGCAATACGCAAACGCCTTATAGTCGGTTTTTGGTGAAGCAATACCTCGAAAATGCACATCAGGATATTTATGAAGCCAAGCAATTGCGATTGGCGATTTGTCAGGATGAAGATTTTCCAGCCCTTGGACTAATCGATTTGTTTGATTTTGACCCCAAAAATAATCGCGCAGGAATTGGCATCGTCATTCAAGGTGCTGAACATAGAAAACAGAATATTGGGTCCGAAGCTTTGGAGCTTTTGATTCGATATGCTTTTTATCATTTGAACTTGCATCAATTGTATGCAAATATTGGAACAGAAAATGCAGCCAGTTTGGCACTTTTTGCTAAATTTGGATTCGAAAAAATAGGCACCAAAAAAGATTGGAATTTAGTGAAAGGCCAATATCAGGACGAAGCTATTTTTCAGTTAATTAACAAAATTTAA
- the dnaA gene encoding chromosomal replication initiator protein DnaA yields MNKTAQSVWENCLSFIKDNIPDQAYKTWFEPIKSVELTDNALYIQVPSKFFYEWLEEHYVKLLKVALTKELGKNAKLLYKIKMENTYGNKQPFTEQLPSSNRVPMKPQDVDAPYKNLNPELKNPFVIPGIRNLKIESQLNANYSFDNFLEGDSNRLARSAGMAVANKPGGTSFNPLLIFGGVGLGKTHLAHAIGVEIKDKYPEKTVLYISAEIFTQQYIDSVKKNNRNDFIHFYQLIDVLIIDDVQFLSGKSGTQDVFFHIFNYLHQNGKQVILTSDKAPVDMQDIEQRLLSRFKWGLSAELHQPDYETRISILKNILYRDGVEIPEDIIEYVARNIKSNVRELEGAIISLIAQSSFNKKEVTIELAKNVVEKFVKNVKREISIDYIQKIVSDYFQLDVETLQSKTRKRHIVQARQLAMFFAKKFTKASLANIGSQIGDRDHATVLHACKTVDNLVATDKQFKKFVEDINKKLTL; encoded by the coding sequence ATGAACAAGACTGCACAATCAGTATGGGAAAACTGCCTCTCTTTTATAAAAGATAATATACCCGACCAAGCGTACAAAACTTGGTTCGAACCCATCAAGTCAGTTGAACTTACCGATAATGCACTTTACATTCAAGTACCAAGTAAATTTTTTTACGAATGGCTAGAAGAACACTATGTTAAATTATTGAAAGTAGCTCTAACCAAAGAACTCGGGAAAAATGCAAAGTTACTCTATAAAATTAAAATGGAAAACACTTATGGTAATAAACAACCGTTTACGGAACAATTACCTAGTTCGAATCGTGTGCCTATGAAACCACAAGATGTTGATGCTCCATACAAAAATCTAAATCCAGAACTCAAAAATCCTTTTGTAATTCCCGGGATTCGAAACCTTAAGATCGAATCACAACTGAATGCGAACTATAGTTTTGACAATTTCTTAGAAGGAGACTCCAACAGATTGGCACGTTCTGCCGGTATGGCTGTGGCCAATAAACCAGGTGGGACTTCATTCAATCCTTTATTAATTTTTGGCGGAGTCGGTTTAGGAAAAACCCATTTAGCGCACGCTATTGGAGTTGAAATCAAAGATAAATATCCAGAAAAAACAGTTTTATACATATCGGCCGAAATTTTTACCCAACAATATATTGATTCCGTTAAGAAAAACAACCGAAATGATTTTATTCATTTCTATCAATTGATAGACGTTTTAATCATTGACGATGTGCAATTCCTGTCGGGAAAATCAGGAACGCAAGACGTGTTTTTCCATATTTTCAATTATTTACACCAAAACGGAAAACAAGTTATCTTAACTTCGGACAAAGCTCCTGTTGATATGCAGGACATCGAACAACGTTTATTGTCCCGTTTCAAATGGGGATTGTCGGCAGAATTGCACCAACCTGATTACGAAACCAGAATTTCAATCCTCAAAAATATTTTGTATCGCGATGGTGTCGAAATTCCAGAAGATATCATTGAATATGTGGCTCGAAACATCAAATCGAATGTTAGAGAACTTGAAGGGGCAATAATCTCTTTGATTGCACAATCTTCTTTTAACAAAAAAGAAGTAACAATAGAACTCGCCAAAAATGTTGTTGAAAAGTTCGTAAAAAATGTAAAACGCGAAATTTCTATCGACTACATTCAAAAAATTGTATCGGATTATTTCCAACTCGATGTAGAAACATTACAATCTAAAACCAGAAAAAGACATATTGTTCAAGCCCGTCAATTGGCTATGTTTTTTGCCAAAAAATTCACCAAAGCATCTTTGGCAAACATTGGCTCGCAAATAGGCGATCGCGATCACGCAACCGTTTTGCACGCTTGTAAAACCGTTGATAATTTAGTTGCCACTGATAAGCAATTTAAAAAATTTGTCGAAGACATCAATAAAAAACTAACGCTATAA
- a CDS encoding acyl-CoA thioesterase, with product MEYHQTQIRVRYSETDQMRVVYHGNYAQYFEIGRVEWLRNKGISYKWMEENGIMLPVVSLSMNYKKPARYDELLTLKTILKNRTTVKIEFDYELYNESDELLTTGNSILVFVDMKTGKPMSPPQYILDVLNRT from the coding sequence ATGGAATATCATCAAACTCAAATTCGAGTTCGTTACTCAGAAACCGATCAAATGCGGGTTGTTTATCACGGAAATTATGCCCAATATTTTGAGATAGGAAGGGTCGAATGGCTTAGAAACAAAGGAATATCATATAAATGGATGGAAGAAAACGGAATTATGCTCCCTGTCGTATCGCTCAGCATGAATTATAAAAAACCGGCTCGATATGATGAACTTTTAACCTTAAAAACAATTCTGAAAAATAGGACGACTGTTAAGATTGAATTTGACTATGAACTTTACAACGAAAGTGATGAGTTATTAACAACTGGCAATTCTATTTTGGTTTTTGTTGATATGAAAACAGGCAAACCTATGAGTCCGCCTCAATATATTTTAGATGTATTAAATAGAACTTAA